A stretch of DNA from Variovorax paradoxus:
TGGCCATCGGCCACGGGGCGGCCAGTATAGGAGCGGGTGCGCGCGCCTGCTGGCGCCTTCAGGACACCACGGGAATCACCGGGGCATGGGCCAGCGCATGGCGCATCTTCAGCGGGTCGAGCCGCTCGAGGTAGCGCGGAATGTTGCGCCACATCGTGTGGTACCCATAGCCGCCGCGCAGCATCTCCTGGCGCGCGCTGTCCTTGTCCCAGTCCTGCACGGCCATGCGGTAGACGGCCGCCACCACGCCGGTGCGGTCGGCGCCGTGCATGCAGTGAATGAGCACCGGGCCCTGCTTCTCGGCCTCGCGGATCGCGACCAGCGCGCGCAGCACCTTGGCATCGTCGATCGACCAGGTGTTGATCGGCACGCGCACCAGCCGGATGCCGCTGCCCGCAAACACCTTCCGGTCGTCGTTGAAGGAGCGCAGGCTCACGACGGTGCGGATGCCCAGCGTCTGCAGCGCCGCCACGTTCGCGCGGCGCGGCTGCGCGCTGCGATACAGCGTGGGCGTGATGCGGTGCAGGTTCTCGACCTGCAGGGCATTGAGCGGATCGGCCCAGTGGCCGGGGCGCAGGTCGGCGGTCTTCGTTTTTGTCGTTGTCATCGCGCGCGCGGACGCCAGTGGCGCACCGTCAGGATCAGCGCCGCGATCGCAAGCCCGCCCCAATAGTCGATCGGCGCACCCCACAGCCAGTGCTTGTGCCAGAACGCCTTGGTCGGGTTGAAGTTCTCGAAGCCGAAGGCCGGGTTGATGAGGAACCACAGGAAGTCTTCGCAAACCCAGAACACGATCAGCCCCGCAAGCGCCAGACCCCAGTCGCGCCATGTCCAGCGCCCCTGGAAGGCCAGCGGCGAGAAGAACACCAGCATCATGAAGGTGAACACCCAGGCGTGATAACCCGTCATCGCGCGGCCACCCCAGAACAGGTCGAGCCAGATGTTGTTCTCGATGCGCCACGTGGGCAGCGAGGTGGCCCAGCCCGCACCGCCTTCGATCTGGATCTCGGCGTTGGCGAAGAAGAACGCCATCGTCACGACCCACGCGAGGTAGACCAGCGTGCGGCCGATGCCCGGCCGGGGCTCCACGGCGCCGCCGCTCATTCGACGAGGCCCAGCACGCGCTGCAGCACCGCACGCGCGGCCTGCGGCTTGCCCAGCGCGCGGCTGCGCGCGGCCATGGCGGCGAGCTTGGCGGGGTCGGCCATGAGGCGCGCGACCTTGTAGTCCAGGCCGATGGCGTCGTAGGCCAGCCACGCGGCGCTTTCTTCCATGAGGAAGCCGGCGTTGTGCTCTTCCTGCCCCGGAATCGGCGAGATCAGCAGCATCGGCTTGCCCAGCGCCAGGCACTCCGACACCGTGAGGCCGCCGGGCTTGGTCACGACCAGGTCGGCCGCGGCCATCATCTTGTGCATCTCGTTCGTGAAACCGACGGCCACCACGCGGCCCGGATGGCGCCGCGACAGCGCCTCGAGCCGCGCGTGCGCGTCCGCATTGCGGCCGGCCACGGCGATCACCTGGAACGGCGTGTCGCCGCCGAGCGCCAGCACGCGCTCGACCATGCTCGGCAGGTCGCCCACGCCGGCACCACCCGACGCCATCAACAGCACCGGCCGTGCGGGGTCCAGCCCCAGCGCACGAGCGCAGGCCGCGTGCGCCAGCTCGGGTGCATCAGGCTCGGAAAAAGCCGGCATCACCGGAATGCCCGTGACATGCACGCGCTCGGGCGGAATGCCGCGTGCGCGCAGCCGGAAGGCGACTTCTTCCGTCGCCGCGAGGTAACCGGTCATGCCCGGCACCAGCCACATGTTGTGCAGGTCGTAGTCGGTGATCTGCAGCCACACGGGGCACTCGATGCGCCCCCGGTTGCGCTCGCGCATCAGCAGCTCGGCCGGCAGGAAGTGGGTGCAGATCACGGCGTCGGGCTTGGCGCGGCGAATTTCGCGCACCAGCGCGCCGGTGCTCAGGCGCTCGATGCCGCGTCGCAGCCGCTGCGAGGGCGCGTGGTGCGGCGTGACGTCGGTGCGCTGGTGCAGGTACGACCACAGCTCGGGCGCGCGGTTCACCAGCTGGAGGTACCAGTCGGTGTACACCTTGCGAAAGCCCAGCGGCACATGGGCCATGGCGTCGACATGCACCGCGGTATGCGGCGCGAACGACTGGGCGAGGGTGGATTCAAGCGCCTGGGCGGCGCGCACATGGCCGTTGCCGGCGCTCACACTGAGGATCAGGAGATGGGTCATGCAGTAAGGATGCCGGCGGCGTGCCGATTGGCGCGCATTATCGCCACGCATTGCGACACATCGGCCCCGGGCGTGGCACGGCGCCCGCCATCGGCGAAAATGTCACGGGACGCCCCGTCCCGCGGGCTGTGCACCGCCATCTCGCCAGCCGCAACCATTGCTCCCATGACCGACAACGCCCCCGCCCCCGTCCGCCTCAACAAACGCATGGCCGAACTCGGCCTGTGCTCGCGCCGCGAGGCCGACGACTGGATCGCTCAGGGCTGGGTGCGCGTCAACGGCAAGCCCGCCGAGATGGGCGTGAAGGTCACGCCCAACGACCGCATCGAGGTCGACAAGGCCGCCAAGGGCCAGCAGGCGAACCAGGTCACGATCCTCATCAACAAGCCCATCGGCTACGTGAGCGGGCAGGCCGAAGACGGCCACGAGCCGGCGGTCACGCTCTTCACGCCCCAGAACCGCTGGGTGGAAGACAACGCGCGCTTTTTCTTCGGCCCGCAGCAGCTGCGCGGCCTGGCGCCGTGCGGGCGGCTCGACATCGACTCCACCGGCCTGCTCGTGATGACGCAGGACGGGCGCATCGCGCGCCAGCTCATCGGCGAAGACTCGGTGATGGACAAGGAATACCTCGTGCGCGTGGCCTACCACGGCCTGGACCAGCCGGCGCCCACCGGCCAGCTGGTGCGCCTGGACGACGACGACCCGGTCACCACCAACGTGCAGGCGGTGTTTCCGCCCGCCATGCTCGCGCGGCTGCGGCACGGCCTGAGCCTGGACGGCCAGGCGCTCAAGCCGGCGCGCGTCGAGTGGCAGAACCCCGAGCAGCTGCGCTTCGTGCTCACCGAAGGCAAGAAGCGCCAGATCCGCCGCATGTGCGAGCTGGTCGGCCTCAAGGTGGTGGGGCTGAAGCGCGTGCGCATCGGCAAGGTGATGCTCGGCAACCTGCCGGTCGGGCAGTGGCGCTACCTGGCGCCGCACGAGAAGTTCTAACCAAAAATCGACCCATGGCCGCGGTGCTGAGCCGGCGCGCATTGAACCGGGCCACGCTGGCGCGGCAGATGCTGCTGGCGCGGCGCAAGGCGACCGTCGTGCAGGCCATCGACAAGCTGGCCGGTTTGCAGGCGCAGGCGCCCAACCCACCGTACGTCGGTCTGTGGAGCCGGCTCGAAGGCTTTCGCCGCGAGCAGTTGACCGATGCGCTGAAAACACGCCGCATCGTGCGCATGTCGACGCTGCGGGCGACCCTGCACCTGATGACCGCCCCGGACGCGTGGGCCTGGCGGCCGTTGCTCGAACCGGTGCACCAGCGCGGCCTGTCGGGCCTGCATGCGCGGGCCCTGGAAGGCGTCGACCGTGCGGCCGTGGTGAAGGCGGGCCGTGCGCTGCTCGATGGCGGACCGCTCACCGGCACGGCGCTCGGCCAGGCGCTTGCCGGGCGTTGGAAGAACCACGCGCCGGCTTCACTTGCCGCGCTCATCCGCAACAACGTGCCGCTGGTTCACCTGCCGCCCGCGGGCAGCTGGAACTCGCACCAGAACGCGCTGCTGCAGCCGCTCGGCGCATGGCTCGGTGAATCCGCCGCCGAGATCGCAGAAGCCACGCAAGACGACCTGCTCCTGCGCTACCTCGCCGCCTTCGGCCCCGCGACACTGGCCGATGCGGGCGCGTGGT
This window harbors:
- a CDS encoding dual specificity protein phosphatase family protein; translated protein: MTTTKTKTADLRPGHWADPLNALQVENLHRITPTLYRSAQPRRANVAALQTLGIRTVVSLRSFNDDRKVFAGSGIRLVRVPINTWSIDDAKVLRALVAIREAEKQGPVLIHCMHGADRTGVVAAVYRMAVQDWDKDSARQEMLRGGYGYHTMWRNIPRYLERLDPLKMRHALAHAPVIPVVS
- a CDS encoding MGDG synthase family glycosyltransferase, which encodes MTHLLILSVSAGNGHVRAAQALESTLAQSFAPHTAVHVDAMAHVPLGFRKVYTDWYLQLVNRAPELWSYLHQRTDVTPHHAPSQRLRRGIERLSTGALVREIRRAKPDAVICTHFLPAELLMRERNRGRIECPVWLQITDYDLHNMWLVPGMTGYLAATEEVAFRLRARGIPPERVHVTGIPVMPAFSEPDAPELAHAACARALGLDPARPVLLMASGGAGVGDLPSMVERVLALGGDTPFQVIAVAGRNADAHARLEALSRRHPGRVVAVGFTNEMHKMMAAADLVVTKPGGLTVSECLALGKPMLLISPIPGQEEHNAGFLMEESAAWLAYDAIGLDYKVARLMADPAKLAAMAARSRALGKPQAARAVLQRVLGLVE
- a CDS encoding pseudouridine synthase yields the protein MTDNAPAPVRLNKRMAELGLCSRREADDWIAQGWVRVNGKPAEMGVKVTPNDRIEVDKAAKGQQANQVTILINKPIGYVSGQAEDGHEPAVTLFTPQNRWVEDNARFFFGPQQLRGLAPCGRLDIDSTGLLVMTQDGRIARQLIGEDSVMDKEYLVRVAYHGLDQPAPTGQLVRLDDDDPVTTNVQAVFPPAMLARLRHGLSLDGQALKPARVEWQNPEQLRFVLTEGKKRQIRRMCELVGLKVVGLKRVRIGKVMLGNLPVGQWRYLAPHEKF
- a CDS encoding winged helix DNA-binding domain-containing protein — protein: MAAVLSRRALNRATLARQMLLARRKATVVQAIDKLAGLQAQAPNPPYVGLWSRLEGFRREQLTDALKTRRIVRMSTLRATLHLMTAPDAWAWRPLLEPVHQRGLSGLHARALEGVDRAAVVKAGRALLDGGPLTGTALGQALAGRWKNHAPASLAALIRNNVPLVHLPPAGSWNSHQNALLQPLGAWLGESAAEIAEATQDDLLLRYLAAFGPATLADAGAWSGLTGWKAVAERLRPQLRVFTGEQGQELFDLPRAPRPDPDTHAPPRLVAEWDNLLLSHADRSRVLDEAHRARVFTVNGIVRGTVLLDGFVAGTWKIERATQAATVVLEPFTRWSAADRRGVEEEALRLLAFAAGAEGERHAVRVLSPA